A region from the Desulfitobacterium dehalogenans ATCC 51507 genome encodes:
- the dsrO gene encoding sulfate reduction electron transfer complex DsrMKJOP subunit DsrO — protein sequence MTEQPIRYGMVIDLRKCVGCNACTVSCKIENNVPDGKYRTWVKEIEKGTYPEVSRHRLPRLCNHCDNAPCKSACPVRATYRTEDGTILIDYERCIGCKYCMAACPYDARFVNPVRKTAEKCTFCYHRVQMGLLPACVTTCVGGARIFGDLNDPDSLVSRLIANNPVQVLKPEMNTRPMIYYIGAEQALLGADYTDLAKGEK from the coding sequence GTGACCGAACAGCCGATTCGTTACGGCATGGTCATTGATTTGCGGAAATGTGTGGGCTGTAATGCCTGCACCGTTTCCTGCAAAATCGAGAACAATGTGCCGGATGGAAAATACCGTACCTGGGTCAAGGAAATCGAAAAGGGAACCTATCCGGAAGTATCCCGCCATCGCTTGCCCCGCTTATGCAATCATTGTGATAATGCCCCTTGTAAGTCAGCCTGCCCCGTCCGGGCCACCTACCGGACGGAAGATGGTACTATTCTTATCGATTATGAGCGCTGTATTGGCTGTAAATACTGTATGGCCGCCTGTCCCTATGACGCCCGCTTTGTTAACCCGGTCCGCAAAACCGCGGAGAAATGCACCTTCTGCTATCACAGAGTCCAAATGGGGCTGCTGCCGGCTTGTGTCACCACCTGTGTAGGGGGAGCCCGAATCTTTGGAGATTTGAATGATCCCGACAGTCTCGTCTCCAGGCTTATCGCCAATAACCCTGTACAAGTTCTCAAGCCGGAGATGAATACCCGGCCTATGATTTACTACATCGGTGCTGAACAGGCCCTGCTGGGAGCAGACTATACAGATTTAGCAAAGGGGGAGAAATAA
- a CDS encoding TorD/DmsD family molecular chaperone produces MPEREGNARERALGYELLAGIFLKEPTLEQFRTLQNWAAGLEDSSLKELLREIEEGDPELQELLQTYYDLFFVPVSGRFVPPFEAAIRGAQRQKGRKIRYGGFWGDSTLQVRQIYQQIGFEPEKMNSFQPLKEMNIPDHIGFELSALACLCQAEASWEEEQKDLDSLHSIQKILLEEHLNQWLDHLREDLAGADPTGFYTYFARLAAEFCREEVGFLTGSPLPENVSNENIHREEWKA; encoded by the coding sequence ATGCCTGAAAGAGAAGGAAATGCCCGGGAGCGGGCTCTAGGCTATGAATTGCTGGCAGGTATTTTCCTTAAAGAGCCCACATTGGAACAGTTCAGAACATTGCAGAACTGGGCCGCCGGGCTGGAGGACTCCTCATTGAAGGAGCTGCTGAGAGAGATCGAAGAAGGAGACCCTGAGTTGCAGGAATTGCTCCAAACCTATTATGATCTTTTCTTCGTCCCCGTTTCGGGACGCTTTGTGCCCCCCTTTGAAGCGGCAATTCGTGGGGCTCAGCGTCAAAAAGGAAGGAAAATCAGGTATGGAGGATTCTGGGGGGATTCCACCCTGCAGGTCAGACAGATTTATCAACAGATTGGCTTTGAACCGGAAAAAATGAATAGTTTTCAGCCCCTTAAAGAAATGAATATTCCGGATCACATTGGCTTTGAGCTCTCGGCCCTTGCCTGTCTTTGTCAGGCTGAAGCAAGCTGGGAGGAAGAACAGAAAGACTTGGACTCCCTTCACTCTATTCAGAAGATTTTGCTGGAAGAGCATTTGAACCAGTGGCTTGATCATCTCAGAGAGGATCTCGCAGGAGCAGATCCCACAGGATTTTACACTTATTTTGCCCGGCTGGCCGCAGAATTTTGCCGGGAAGAGGTTGGGTTCCTGACCGGATCTCCCCTGCCGGAAAACGTCAGCAACGAGAACATTCACCGAGAGGAGTGGAAAGCGTGA
- the nrfD gene encoding NrfD/PsrC family molybdoenzyme membrane anchor subunit, producing MEITYLANVEHPVQLGYMIAIYFFYTGLSAGSFVLSSLGTVFGIQKFKPIAKAGVVMAIALLVVAPLHLIADLEQPGRFYTLFFRLNPTSAISYGTFLLTLYPLNCLIYLWFMMRKDFVLGAQKLTGFRQALYSFLTFGKKDLSPAALAKDQKWIKGLGTLGVPLALLVHGYTGFILANMQARALWHTGLMPLIFLMSAMVSGTGLLILVLILTQRFFSPERELTSQRRVVLQDIARLMMWFIVVDGALMVINFIILYFGNAAGYAAAEMLLFGSHSAMFLGVEIGLGLVIPFVITFWSKTRKSIGLISLASLLTLLGVIAMRINFVVGGQQIPLSGNALNPYHAEPKHLIFLGCFAVLEVVILYLAFKFLPVYGIESETERTSAEHNVPQSGGVSAH from the coding sequence GTGGAAATAACCTATTTAGCCAATGTCGAGCATCCGGTTCAACTGGGTTATATGATTGCCATCTATTTCTTCTACACAGGACTCAGTGCAGGATCTTTCGTCCTTTCCAGCCTGGGAACGGTTTTTGGCATCCAAAAATTCAAACCCATTGCCAAGGCCGGGGTGGTCATGGCCATCGCCCTGTTGGTCGTTGCTCCCTTGCATCTTATCGCGGATCTGGAGCAGCCCGGTCGTTTCTATACCTTATTCTTCCGATTGAATCCGACCTCCGCTATTTCCTATGGGACCTTCCTGCTCACCCTTTATCCTCTGAACTGCCTCATTTACCTCTGGTTCATGATGCGTAAGGATTTTGTTCTCGGCGCTCAAAAACTAACAGGTTTCCGTCAGGCCCTCTATTCCTTCTTAACCTTTGGCAAAAAAGATCTCTCCCCAGCTGCCCTGGCCAAGGATCAAAAATGGATCAAGGGCTTAGGAACCCTGGGAGTACCCCTGGCTCTCCTGGTCCATGGCTATACAGGATTTATTCTGGCCAATATGCAGGCCAGAGCCCTTTGGCATACGGGACTTATGCCCCTCATCTTCCTTATGTCCGCTATGGTTTCAGGTACGGGGCTGCTCATCCTCGTCCTCATCCTGACCCAACGCTTTTTCTCCCCGGAAAGAGAGCTTACCTCTCAGCGTAGAGTCGTTCTTCAGGATATTGCCCGCCTGATGATGTGGTTTATCGTGGTGGATGGTGCGCTCATGGTGATTAACTTCATTATCCTCTACTTTGGCAATGCTGCAGGCTATGCTGCCGCGGAGATGCTGCTTTTCGGCAGCCACAGCGCCATGTTCCTCGGCGTCGAGATTGGCTTGGGCCTTGTGATACCCTTCGTCATCACCTTTTGGTCCAAGACCCGGAAATCCATAGGGCTCATATCCCTGGCCTCCCTCTTGACCCTTCTGGGAGTTATCGCCATGCGGATCAACTTCGTGGTAGGCGGCCAGCAGATTCCTTTAAGCGGCAATGCTCTCAACCCCTATCATGCCGAACCCAAACATCTGATCTTCTTGGGCTGCTTTGCAGTCCTTGAAGTGGTGATCCTCTACCTGGCCTTTAAGTTCTTGCCGGTTTATGGTATAGAGTCTGAAACGGAAAGAACCTCGGCGGAACACAATGTTCCTCAATCCGGCGGGGTTTCAGCCCACTAA
- a CDS encoding tetrathionate reductase subunit A: MKRRDFIKSMAFVGSVTAIGLGIEQIPRVIADEAITNPTPYDGDALPVEMKIDKATGEITLNQDIALKTSVCLGCWSNCGNRVKVDKKSGKILRVVGNPYHPSCAEPHLPFDASLKESYLSLGQYQENGHSQRATVCQRGNSAFQMVYEPNRILTPLKRAGKRGEGKWKPITWEQALEETVEGGRLFTDLGENQTIEGLRQVRDLDTPIYPEQPGWGVKANQFVFIGGRDDGRTSFAKRFVNNSYGSPNHFGHGGICGISRRVAYLAFLDTWDKKPHMKADYMGAEFVMFFGNAPGQAGAPFQPMARKSALAQAENGMRAVIVDPILQNGMYNSPKAGESSWVPIRPGGDGALAMAMVRWALENKKYNENYLISPSKEAAQKKKFPSWTNATYLVIQEEGHADYGKFLLGEQIGLAEKADETNPNYVVIDKESGEPVLYKAIENGTLFYTGKITLGDEMVTVKSSLQILMDEAASHTYEEYAKEAGLSQERIISLAKEYFSHGTKAATDHHGGVSMHSNGFYGSLAVATLNALNGNINKKGGSTKSGGGYIADEAGKRYDFAKVPGGVKPKGVKISREGKAYEETPEFKARKAKGENPYPATLPWSPLADSLEGHVIPSMMAGYPYPAKILMMWMANPLYATPGLFQKDVEDFLKDPEKLPLIISIDVMMGDSTQYADYIIPDTTFYESWGVPTIWNLVLTKANGARRPIIDPLVPKTKEGHPYSMEAYLIEVAKRLNLPGYGEKGILDAEGKPTPLNSAADYFLKAMANIAFDETPISDISPEELALSGLEEDLKAVESSLSSEEWKKVYYLLSRGGRFEDYVKNYDGDNLTNKFGKVVNIYNQKLGTTINCMTGRYNPGTACWVPPTFADGRTVDEVYSTQEWPFIAVSYKPRYRTGAYLANVPLLKGMQDTNYIEMNIEDAAAMDIDTGDKVKLVTPTGEVEGIAKVRRGVGKGSIGIEYGYGHWGQSGDQGFEVEGKKRAGDAKDGKGILLNRLALRDISLKTAHPLVDLIGGSTDRNTVKAKILKL; encoded by the coding sequence ATGAAAAGGCGCGATTTCATTAAATCCATGGCTTTTGTCGGGAGTGTTACAGCCATTGGCTTAGGAATAGAACAGATTCCCCGGGTCATTGCCGACGAAGCCATCACCAATCCTACTCCCTATGATGGGGATGCCCTGCCGGTAGAGATGAAGATTGATAAAGCTACCGGAGAGATCACCCTGAATCAGGACATTGCTTTAAAAACCAGCGTCTGTCTGGGCTGTTGGAGCAATTGTGGCAATCGGGTGAAGGTGGACAAGAAAAGCGGTAAGATCCTGCGCGTGGTGGGCAATCCCTACCATCCCAGCTGTGCCGAACCTCACCTCCCCTTTGACGCTTCTCTGAAGGAATCCTATCTTTCTTTAGGTCAGTATCAGGAGAACGGCCACAGTCAAAGAGCTACAGTCTGCCAAAGAGGGAACTCAGCTTTCCAAATGGTTTATGAACCCAATCGCATTCTCACTCCTCTCAAACGGGCCGGCAAACGGGGCGAAGGGAAATGGAAGCCCATCACCTGGGAGCAGGCCTTAGAAGAAACCGTTGAGGGGGGCCGGCTCTTTACAGACCTTGGAGAAAATCAAACCATTGAAGGCCTTCGCCAGGTTCGCGACTTAGATACCCCTATCTACCCTGAACAGCCGGGCTGGGGTGTGAAGGCCAACCAATTTGTCTTTATCGGTGGCCGAGATGACGGACGAACCTCATTCGCCAAGCGCTTTGTCAATAACTCCTATGGCTCCCCCAACCATTTCGGTCATGGCGGTATCTGCGGAATCAGCCGCCGGGTCGCCTATCTGGCCTTCCTGGATACCTGGGATAAAAAGCCCCATATGAAGGCGGATTATATGGGTGCAGAATTTGTTATGTTCTTTGGCAATGCACCAGGTCAAGCAGGGGCCCCTTTCCAGCCTATGGCCCGGAAATCCGCTCTAGCCCAGGCTGAAAACGGTATGAGAGCCGTCATCGTCGATCCCATCCTCCAAAACGGAATGTACAACTCACCGAAAGCTGGGGAATCCTCCTGGGTTCCCATCCGTCCGGGAGGGGATGGTGCCCTGGCCATGGCCATGGTCCGTTGGGCTCTGGAGAACAAAAAATATAATGAAAACTACTTGATTTCACCCAGCAAAGAAGCGGCCCAGAAAAAGAAATTTCCTTCCTGGACCAATGCTACCTACCTGGTCATTCAGGAAGAAGGACATGCAGACTACGGGAAGTTTCTCTTGGGTGAACAGATTGGACTGGCTGAAAAGGCCGATGAGACTAATCCCAATTATGTGGTTATTGATAAGGAGTCTGGAGAACCCGTACTTTATAAAGCTATTGAGAACGGAACCCTCTTCTACACCGGTAAAATCACCCTTGGGGATGAAATGGTTACCGTGAAGAGCTCTCTGCAAATCCTCATGGATGAAGCCGCCTCCCATACCTATGAAGAGTATGCCAAAGAGGCAGGCTTAAGCCAGGAACGGATCATCAGTTTAGCTAAGGAATATTTCAGTCATGGAACCAAAGCAGCCACAGACCATCACGGCGGGGTTTCCATGCACTCCAACGGCTTTTACGGTTCCCTGGCCGTAGCGACCCTTAACGCATTGAATGGCAATATCAATAAAAAAGGCGGATCGACAAAGAGCGGTGGCGGATATATCGCTGATGAAGCGGGCAAGCGCTATGATTTTGCCAAGGTTCCCGGAGGAGTAAAACCTAAAGGAGTTAAAATCAGCCGGGAAGGAAAAGCCTACGAAGAAACACCGGAATTTAAAGCCAGAAAAGCCAAAGGTGAAAATCCCTATCCCGCCACCCTGCCTTGGAGCCCCTTGGCCGATAGTTTGGAAGGTCATGTTATCCCCTCCATGATGGCCGGCTATCCTTACCCTGCCAAAATCCTCATGATGTGGATGGCTAACCCTCTCTATGCCACACCGGGGCTGTTCCAAAAAGATGTGGAGGATTTCCTCAAAGATCCGGAAAAGCTCCCCTTGATCATTTCCATCGACGTCATGATGGGTGACTCCACCCAATATGCGGACTATATTATTCCCGATACCACCTTCTATGAGAGCTGGGGAGTGCCGACGATCTGGAATCTGGTCTTAACTAAGGCCAACGGTGCCCGCCGTCCCATCATCGATCCCCTGGTCCCCAAGACCAAGGAAGGGCATCCCTATTCCATGGAAGCCTATCTAATCGAAGTTGCCAAACGTTTAAATCTTCCAGGCTATGGGGAGAAAGGGATTTTGGACGCAGAAGGAAAGCCCACCCCTTTGAACTCAGCAGCGGACTATTTTTTAAAGGCCATGGCTAACATCGCCTTTGATGAAACTCCCATTTCTGATATCTCTCCGGAAGAATTGGCTCTCTCCGGCTTGGAGGAGGATTTGAAGGCCGTAGAATCCAGCCTCTCCTCAGAAGAGTGGAAAAAAGTCTATTATTTGCTGTCCCGGGGAGGACGTTTTGAGGACTATGTAAAGAACTATGACGGAGATAACCTGACCAATAAATTTGGTAAAGTGGTCAACATTTATAATCAAAAGTTAGGAACCACCATTAACTGTATGACGGGCCGCTACAATCCGGGGACAGCCTGCTGGGTTCCTCCCACCTTTGCTGACGGGAGAACCGTGGATGAAGTCTACTCCACCCAGGAATGGCCCTTTATCGCAGTATCCTATAAGCCCCGCTATCGCACCGGTGCTTACCTGGCCAATGTCCCCCTGCTCAAGGGAATGCAGGATACCAACTATATCGAGATGAACATTGAAGACGCTGCTGCAATGGACATTGATACAGGAGATAAGGTCAAATTGGTCACTCCCACCGGGGAAGTAGAAGGTATCGCTAAGGTCCGCCGGGGAGTAGGCAAAGGCTCCATTGGCATCGAATACGGCTACGGACACTGGGGACAATCCGGAGATCAAGGCTTTGAAGTCGAGGGCAAGAAGCGTGCCGGGGATGCCAAGGATGGCAAAGGAATTCTCCTCAATCGCCTCGCTCTGCGGGATATCAGCTTAAAGACCGCTCATCCCCTAGTGGATCTGATAGGCGGGTCAACAGACCGCAATACGGTCAAAGCGAAAATCCTTAAGCTTTAA